The region ACGCTGGGAGAGACAGGGATATTTGTTATCCATGATCTGGCGGAACTGGCCATCGACCATGCCGACATGGGCGCACGGGTGGTTATCTCGGGCCACTCGCATAAGCCATCGATAACCGAACGTGACGGCGTGCTGTACGTCAATCCCGGCAGTGCGGGGCGTCGCCGGTTCAAACTGCCCATCGCCATAGCCGAGTTGACGATCGACGGCGAGGAGGTTTCCGCCCGTATTGTCGAGCTGCCTGTCCCGGCTCGCTAGGATCTGTTAGGGTCCGGGGTCTCTTCATTCAGCCAGGTGCCGCAGTATTTGCAGTAGCGCGCATTGCGCTCGTGCTCGCTGCGACCGCAGCCTGGGCACGCCTCGTCCGAATAGCGCTCCTGACGCAACGCGTTGATTACCTCCACGGAAAACACGCCGATCGGCAGCGCAATGATCGAATACCCTGTCAGCATGATCATCATTGAAATGAACTGCCCGAGGGGCGTAACCGGCGCGATATCCCCATAACCGACAGTGGTGAGCGTCACCACACCCCAATAGATCGCCCTGGGAATGCTGGTGAACCCGGCTTCAGGCGGTTCGATCAGATACAGCAACGACGAAAATATCGTTACCAACATCAACACCGAGAATAGAAACAGCATTATCTGTCCGCGGCTACGCGCCAGTGCGTCCAGCAGTAACCGCCCCTGCCCGACCAGCGACATCATTTCCAGCACCCGGAACAATCGCAGGGTGCGCAGCAAACGGATAACCACCAACGTCTGCGCGCCGGGTGCGATAAGCGCCAACCAGG is a window of Pseudomonas sp. gcc21 DNA encoding:
- a CDS encoding metallophosphoesterase family protein — translated: MRVGLIADTHNLLRDEAVAFLRGSDHIIHAGDIMDESIIESLQALAPVTVVRGNNDRSEWGQRLPETAHITLGETGIFVIHDLAELAIDHADMGARVVISGHSHKPSITERDGVLYVNPGSAGRRRFKLPIAIAELTIDGEEVSARIVELPVPAR
- a CDS encoding ion transporter, translated to MLKPAGGQLKARLFQIIFESDSRLAKGFDIALAGLILISVAVVLLDSVASVHERFGVLFYRLEWVVTVLFTIELALRIYCLEKPWLYLRSFYGVIDMLAVLPTWLALIAPGAQTLVVIRLLRTLRLFRVLEMMSLVGQGRLLLDALARSRGQIMLFLFSVLMLVTIFSSLLYLIEPPEAGFTSIPRAIYWGVVTLTTVGYGDIAPVTPLGQFISMMIMLTGYSIIALPIGVFSVEVINALRQERYSDEACPGCGRSEHERNARYCKYCGTWLNEETPDPNRS